One Paenarthrobacter aurescens TC1 DNA window includes the following coding sequences:
- a CDS encoding transcription regulator, gntR family (identified by match to protein family HMM PF00392; match to protein family HMM PF07729): MSAALEALESAPQGTSLAENAYLLLRDRLIMLDVKPGDPINDGQIAAELGIGRTPVREAIKRLESDHLVVSYPRRGTFATGVDITQLAEVSEIRELLEPLASRKAARMASPAMRSELRAVAAAIRDLEGQDNSSQDLMRYDIQVHRLIYKASANAHLEDVLIRYDNLATRIWCHMLEKMPSVSGHISEHVDLLTAIADGDEDRAAELALHHVVSFEETIRKVL; the protein is encoded by the coding sequence ATGAGCGCAGCACTGGAAGCACTGGAGTCAGCTCCGCAGGGCACGTCCCTCGCAGAGAACGCCTACCTGCTGCTGCGCGACAGGCTCATCATGCTGGACGTCAAACCCGGCGACCCCATCAACGACGGACAGATCGCCGCCGAACTTGGAATCGGGCGCACTCCCGTCCGCGAAGCCATCAAGCGCCTCGAAAGCGACCACCTCGTGGTGTCCTACCCCCGGCGCGGCACGTTCGCCACCGGTGTGGACATTACCCAGCTCGCCGAAGTCTCCGAAATCCGCGAGCTCCTGGAACCTTTGGCCTCCCGGAAAGCTGCCCGCATGGCGAGCCCCGCCATGCGCTCAGAGCTCCGAGCCGTCGCCGCCGCAATCCGCGATCTTGAAGGCCAGGACAATTCCTCCCAGGACCTCATGCGCTACGACATCCAGGTCCACAGGCTGATCTACAAGGCCTCGGCCAATGCCCACCTGGAAGACGTCCTCATTCGCTACGACAACCTCGCCACGCGCATCTGGTGCCACATGCTCGAGAAGATGCCCTCCGTTTCCGGCCACATCTCCGAGCACGTCGACCTCCTCACGGCCATTGCCGACGGCGACGAAGACCGTGCCGCAGAGCTCGCCCTGCACCACGTGGTCAGCTTCGAAGAGACCATCCGCAAGGTCCTCTAG